Proteins co-encoded in one Rhopalosiphum maidis isolate BTI-1 chromosome 2, ASM367621v3, whole genome shotgun sequence genomic window:
- the LOC113555299 gene encoding uncharacterized protein LOC113555299 translates to MKYIDLMMSLSTDTGFGLRTIRSTVKEYKETGVVSSPNKKKIRSTVIEKIDDFNKNAIRQKIHSFWFRREIPTLMKVLAVINEDSELPNLSRSGLYRLLADLNFEFTKRNRNSALTERNDLILWRRRFIRDIRRYRNEGRTIYFLDETWVNAGECTNKVWVDNTVKSCHDAFIKGLTTGAKNPTGKGKRLIVLHIGSSNGFVEGGLLCFESKKNSADYHDEMNGDSFFEWFCRVLPLLNENSVIVMDNASYHSVKKDPIPTKSWTKNKIIQWLQDKNVEIDKTWLKIELLDKVQQFQPVNKYVIDEEAKKYNKIVLRLPPYHCELNPIELAWSVVKNHVRQNNSTYKLSDVRQLLIDGVKKVSPEMWANFVKHTIAEENKMWDIDCISEEMLEENPSTTHVLTITGETTSDSD, encoded by the coding sequence ATGAAATACATCGATCTAATGATGTCGTTGTCGACTGATACGGGGTTCGGTTTACGCACAATAAGAAGTACTGTTAAGGAGTATAAAGAAACAGGAGTAGTGTCCTcaccaaacaaaaaaaaaatacgatctacagttattgaaaaaattgatgatTTCAATAAGAACGCGATTCGCCAAAAAATACACAGCTTCTGGTTCAGACGAGAAATACCTACACTGATGAAAGTTTTGGCGGTTATTAACGAAGATTCTGAACTTCCAAATCTATCTCGTAGTGGTTTGTATCGGTTGTTAGCTGACTTAAATTTCGAATTCACTAAAAGAAATAGAAATAGTGCATTAACAGAGAGGAATGATCTGATATTATGGCGTAGACGTTTTATCCGAGATATAAGACGTTATAGAAATGAAGGTCgaacaatttatttcttaGATGAGACTTGGGTAAATGCCGGGGAGTGTACGAACAAAGTATGGGTCGACAACACCGTAAAATCGTGCCATGATGCATTCATAAAAGGACTAACGACTGGGGCCAAGAATCCTACAGGTAAAGGCAAACGATTAATTGTTCTACATATTGGTTCATCTAACGGTTTCGTCGAGGGTGGTCTGCTGTGttttgaatcaaaaaaaaattcagccGACTACCACGACGAAATGAATGGtgattcattttttgaatGGTTTTGTAGAGTCTTACCTCTATTGAACGAAAATTCTGTGATAGTGATGGACAATGCGTCGTACCATTCAGTGAAAAAAGACCCAATACCAACAAAGTCttggacaaaaaataaaatcattcaatGGTTGCAAGACAAGAATGTAGAGATTGACAAAACATGGCTCAAAATTGAACTGTTAGACAAGGTTCAACAGTTTCAACCTGTTAATAAATACGTCATTGACGAAgaagcaaaaaaatataataaaattgtcctACGTTTACCACCGTACCATTGCGAATTAAATCCAATTGAATTAGCATGGTCGGTGGTAAAAAATCACGTGAGGCAGAACAATTCTACGTACAAATTGAGTGATGTACGGCAATTGTTGATAGATGGAGTTAAAAAAGTTTCTCCGGAAATGTGGGCCAATTTTGTAAAACACACCATCGCAGAAGAAAACAAGATGTGGGATATTGATTGTATTTCAGAAGAAATGTTAGAAGAAAATCCTTCAACCACTCATGTACTAACAATAACAGGGGAGACAACTTCGGATTCCgactaa